GAAAATAGTCCAGATGCGCGGCGTGACGGCGGAAATGACACTGGAAAGGCTGCATCAATACAACCTTTCGGACGGTATCCGCACCAAGGAAGAAATCAACAAGGACGCGGCGCTGGGCTGGCCGGACGAACGTCTGGAGCTGGTGGGGCTGAAACGGCAGCAATCGGACACGTTCTTCATAGAAATCAAGAAAGAAGAGGTGCCGGAAACCGTCTAGGAGAGCTGCAATGGGGCGTGACCTGTACAGAAAAAGCGAACTGGAAGCGTTAGCAGCAAAGTACGCGCATAACGTGGTGACGCACAAGGGGTTCAGGCCGGAAGACCTGCCGGAGATAGCCCGGAACCAGGAATGGAAGCAGGCAAGCCCCGGCCAGCGTGACAAGGCTTGCCGAACCATCCGGGATATGGCGCGGGCGCTGCTTATCAGGGCCGGATACAGCCGGGATATTGTATATCGAAACATTCCATAACTCAGGAGGACTTATGACAAAACAGGAACTTATCAAGGCAGTGGCACAGGCGGTGCGCACGGCGCATCCCGACAGGAACGTGAGCGTCGTCATGGTGGAAACCGTTCTGGACGCGCTGGGCGACGTGGCCGCCGCCGAACTGCTGGGCGGCGGGGAAATCCCGCTGCCCGGTCTGGGAAAGCTCAAAAGCAAAGATATTGCGGCCCGTCATGGACGCAATCCGCGAACCGGGGAGACGCTGGATATTCCGGCACATAAGGCGGTGACGTTCACCGCCTGCAAAGATTTGAAAGAGGCAATGAAGCCGTAAAAGCGAAACCGCCCGCCCACTTCCAAGGGCGGCGCGGTCGCCCGGCGGTGGTGCGCAGGGCCTGACGAGCAGCCATGAGCAAGAAAAGCAATCAGAGAGTCAATCCGGGATTGAACCCGGTTCGCAAGGAACTTGATGCCATAATCGGCAAGGGACACAACGGTTATCGCGTGTTTGAAGACTGGGTGGGGCTTATGTTTTATGCCTTTCAACGGGACGACCCGCCGTATCTGGAAATCATGGGGCAGTACCGCAATACGGAACCGGTGGGGCAAAGGGCGGCGGATCACTTCGCTAACGCCACTGCCTACCTTCTGGATTATATGCGGGCGACAAGTGAGGAAACGCTGGGGCCGCTGTATGAAGAATACGCGGCGAACCATTACACCGGTCAGTATTTCACTCCGTCTTCCGTGGCGCGACTTATGGCCAGGATAACGCACACGGCACCGCCGGAAACGGGCCGTTTCAAGGTTCTTGACCCCGCCTGCGGCGCGGGAGCCTGCCTGATAGCGGCGGCCAAGGAACAGACGTTCGAGCAGAACGGACGGGCAATATTCGTAGGTCAGGACATAGACCTGAACTGCGCACGAATGACTGCCTTGAACCTCATGTTTTTCAATCTGGACGGGATAGTGCTGTGGGGAAATCATCTTGCCCTGGAAGTACGCGGAGCATGGGAAACACGGAGGAGCCTAGTCTGGGGAGGGAGCATCCAGACCTGGGATAAGGAACAGGCGGCACAATGGCTGCGCGGGCACTTTTCCGAGCTGGAGACGCCGCCGAAGCCAAAGAAGGATAGTGCGGTGTGTGTCAAAACTGACACAAAAACAGTGGCAAAAATGGAGCAACTTTCGTTGTTCTGAATACACCAAAAGGAGATGTGACCATGAAAATCGTAAGAACTGAAACCGAAATTGTCCGCGTGGAAAACTGGGCCGTGGAAGGTATTGACGAAGACACCCGCTATCCCGGCATGAGTTATGAACAGGGAATCGTGGATACTTTGGCATGGCTCAGGGGTGACAGCGATACGGCTCCGGACGAGGAATAGCTAAAGCGAAACGGCCCCTCTTGGGGCCGTCGCCGGAGCGTGGCGACTCCGGCCTGACGAGCAGCCAGGGAATGACTATGAGCGCCTATTATAACGAGATAGACCCGTTTGCCGCTGCATGGTTGCGGGAGCTGATAAAAGCCGGACATATCGCGCCGGGAGAAGTTGACACAAGGAGCATTGAAGATGTCGTGCCTTCCGACCTTGCCGGATTCAGGCAATGTCATTTTTTCGCCGGAATCGGAGTCTGGTCCCATGCTCTGCGTTGCGCAGGATGGCCGGATGACCGTCCCGTATGGACAGGTTCCTGTCCCTGCCAGCCTTTCAGCGCGGCAGGCAAAAGAAAAGGGACTGCTGACGAGCGGCACCTGTGGCCCGCGTTCTTCCATCTCATCGGCCAGTGCCGGCCTGTCACAATCTTTGGCGAGCAGGTTGCGAGCCGTGACGGCCTTGCATGGCTCGACCTTGTATCGTCTGACCTGGAAGGAGCGGGTTACGCCTGCGGGGCGGTGGATGCCTGCGCTGCGGGCTTCGGCGCGCCGCATATCAGACAACGGCTCTACTGGGTGGCCTACGCCGACGGGGAACAGTTACACCGGAGCAGGCTCCAGAAATCGGGAGGGAGGGCTGAACTTGCAGACGGCGGTGGAGTTATCGGGCTGGCCGACACCGCGTTCCGCGGAAACGGGGCATTCCACGGGCAACCCGTCAAGGGCGTTCGATCGCAAAAGTCGACTGGAGGACATGGTTTTTCTGGCGGGCTGGGCAACACCGTCGGCAAGGGACTGGAAGGATACACCGGGCATGGCGACGAAGAGGCCGGACGGCAGAAACAGGACAGATCAGCTTCCACGGCAGGCTGCAACGGCGTATCCCTGCCGACTGACGGTTTCTGGCGAAATGCTGACTGGCTCCTGTGCCGGGATGGAAAGTGGCGGCCAGTTGAACCCGGCTCTTGCCCGCTGGCTCATGGGACTACCGCCAGAGTGGGACGACTGCGCGGTTATGGTAACGCCATCGTCGCACCGCAGGCGGAAGCCTTCATAAAAGCATTCATGGATATTCTGTAGCGAAACGGCCCCGCATGGGCCGTCGTCCGGCGGTGGCGCACCGGGCCTGACGAGCAGCCATGAGACAGAACAATGACGGAAGTAATACCGAACCTTCCCAGCATTGAGCGGGACGGGAAAATTTACATTGGCGAAGGCGTAAAGTTCGAGCGCATCCGGCGTATCACGGGTTATTTGGTGGGTACGGTGGACCGCTTCAACAATGCCAAGAAAGCGGAACTTCGAGACCGCGTGAAGCATACCGCCATGAGGTAAGATCATGCGGAAGGACAACCGAAAATTCTGCGCGTCCATCAGCGTGCGCAACGGGGAAGATCGCGCGAAGCTGGAGCTTTCCCCGGCTCCGTTGCACGGCGGCCCGGAAGGTTCTTACCGCGTGCGGCTGGCCCGGCGCTGGCTTGATAGGGAAGACGGCGTGCCGCGCTTCTTCGACCGGGACGGAATAGCCCGTCTGGCGGCGGAACTTGCCTTGTGCGGGCTGGAAACTCCCGCCCCGGCCCCTGACATTCCCTGCAATTCCCGCGTGTCTGTGCGGCGCGCGGACGGCTTTTTTGAAGGAACCTGGACGAACTCCGATCCGATTCTGGATTATGCGGGACGTTGGGTTGTCAACGTCTCGCTGGGAGGAAAGCGCGTGTTCGTGCCGGTGGAAGATGTGACCGTACACAAGGAGCGTCGCCGTGGATAACCAGCACATGCGCCTTGGTTTGTATCGCAAGATTGAGATTGCCCGCAAGCAGCTTCCGTACATGGATGAGGAAGCCTTCCGGGCCTTGCTGCGTTCAGAGTTCGGCGTATCCAGCCGCAAGGATATGACTATCCATCAGCTTTCCCGACTGGTACAGCATTTTGCCGTGCGCTACGGCGTGACCTACACAGCGCCCGCAAAAAGTCGGAATGGTCGCGTGACTCCGCTAAGTCGCCCCGATTTTATAGAAATCACGGACTCCATGCCGTATGCGGCAGAAAAACGACAGATTCTGGCGATATGGCGCAAGCTGGGTTACTCCATGACTTCCCTGAATACCAGGGTCAAGCGTGCATTCGGCATCCATTACTTTGTCTGGATGCAGAACGGCGAGCAGATTTCAACGCTGTTATCGGACTTACAGCGTCGGGAAAAGTCTTTTGAGCGGAAGCGTCGGCATGATGACGGCCAGTGAGCTGAAAGATGCGGTGCTGGCCCGCTATCGGAGCGTGTACGCCTTTTGCCGGGCACACCCGGAAATGAAGCGGGCAACAGTGTATCTGGTGCTTTCCGGTCGTTATCCTGGAAAATGGCATGAGCAGGCGGCAAGGATTCAGGCGGCACTTTCCGAGGACGGAGAAAGCCCACGGGGCAGAGACGTGACGCCGGAAGTTGTGGGAAAGGCGTTGCAGGAAATCCGTTGTTCCCATTGTCGCCGCCTTGACCGCAGGGAGTGCCTTTCCTGCCGGGAACAGACGGAACGAGAAAGCAAGGAGCTGTTTTTCAGGGTGTTTCAAGGGGGATGATATGTCGAAAATGCGGATACGGGAAATTGTGACGCTGACCAGGGAAGGATGGCGCCCTTACGACGCTGAACCTGAACGCAGTGTGTATGAAAGGCTCGGCTGCACGCACGTATTGCGCGGGAACCGGCGCAAGCCGTTCTGGTTCGTGCGCGGAGACGTGTTTTGCTGCATCGGATGCGCGGATCACTGTACGCTTAAACGTCCGGCGGGCTTTCCCCTTCCGCTGCCCATACGCTATTCCAGCATACCTTCTGAACAGCCCTATTCTTTGACGCCGCAGGAAATGGTCAACCGTCACGACATATTGAACGTGAGGCAGGCGGCTTATTGCCTGAATGTTTCGGAGCGCACCATTTACGACTATATAGCCGAGGGAAAACTGATACGGCTCAAGGACAGTCCTGTCCGCGTCCGGTCCAAGGAGGTCAAGGAACTTCGAGGTGATTTTGACGAGTGAAAAAAAAGTTCGCATAGCTCGCGCCCTTTCCGGGCATGAAGCGGCCCGCCATGGCATGATTGCCGTGACGGGCCGTTTTCGCGTCCGGTCCGTTCCTCCCTTCCCCGCCGGATTTATTCCGGCGGGTCATTCCGAAACGAGCGCGGAAAGGAGCAGTTTTTCATGAAGAAGTTTCTTTGCAATCCCCGGTATCTGCTGGCCGCTTTCATCGTGAGCGGCCTTGTTCTGCTGGCGGGACTGGTTTTCCTTTCTCCTTATCAGGGGCCTGTTGTGGCCTACAAGCTGGCGCTGGTCATGGTGGCGGCCATTGCGGGTATGGCTTTTGACTTTCTGGCGTTCCCCTATGCGTTGCCGTCTTCCTATCTGGACAAAGACTGGCGGGAAGACCCGGAAGCCACGGGGGATGACGGCCAGCCGGACTTTCCCATTGCCACCGGTTACTTTCGTCCGTTCTGCGCGGCCATGCTCCGCCGGGCCTGCATTATTGCGGCTTTTGTGTTGGCCGTGGCGCTGGGGCTGTAGTCATGCGTGAGCGGATCAAGAAATACGTCCGGCTTCTGACGGCGTGCGCCTGCAATACGCTGGAGACCCTGAGCGTGGGTTTTCTTTTGGGCGTGGGTTGGCTGCTGGCGCTTCTGCTGTTTGCAACCTTGGCCCACGCCGCTGACGTGACGATACCCCGCGCGGCGCAGCAGTACCGGGCAACGCTTGTTCGTGCAGCGCACGCTACCTGGGGGATGGACGCACCTGTGGCCGTTTTCGCCGCTCAGGTCCATACGGAAAGCTGGTGGCGCAATCGCACGGTCTCCCATGTAGGCGCGCAGGGTCTGGCGCAATTCATGCCGTCCACAGCGGCATGGCTGCCGAAAGTCGCCCCGGAGACGGGGAATCCAGAACCGTTTAATCCGGGCTGGAGCCTGCGGGCGCTCTGCACCTATGACAAGTGGCTGTGGGAACGCAACGACGGTGCGAGCGCTTACGAGCGCATGGCGTTCACGCTTTCCGCCTACAACGGCGGCCAGGGCTGGGTGAACCGGGACAAGTCCAAAGCCCGAAAGCTGAACATGGATGCGAGCCGCTGGTTCGGAGCTGTTGAAAATGTCAATGCGGGACGTTCCGCAGCGGCGTGGAAGGAAAACCGCAACTATCCCCGTCTGATCCTGGAAGAACGGCAATACGCCTATATCAAGGCGGGCTGGGGGCCGGGCGTGGAAGATGAGGCGCGGTTATGATGCTCCGGCTGATCGGGATAGGAACTGTATTCGCGCTGGTGGCTATTTCCTACTCTCTGTTGCTTACTAAGGGCGCGCTTGACAAGGAAAGGCTGCATCATGCCGCCACAGCCTTGGAACGCGACCAGTGGAAAACAGCGGCGGAAGCGTACCGGAAGGACGCGGAAGCGCAGGCGGAAAATGCCCGCCTGTGCCTGGACCGGGAGACAAAAGCCGCGCGAGACGCGGCGGAACGAACATCTATTGTAAAGCAGGCCAGGCCGCGTGCCCGCACCGTAGAAGAAAAGGCCAAGGTGGTGGACGATGAAACGCGCCGTCGCGCTGTTGAGCGCCTTAATCGTCCTTTGTAGCGGATGCGGTAAGCAGGCCGCACCGCTTGTTATCAACCTGCCCGACTGCCCGTCCCCGTCTGCTCCGCTTTTGCCGGACCTGGACGCGACGGAGCCGCTGGACAGCCCGGAGAATATTTCCTGCTTATTGGAAAGGGACGATAAAATCCGGGCTTACATAGACGGCCTGAACGCGGCGCTGCGCTGTGAGCAGGCACGGGGAAAATTATGAGTGATATGTCTGCTGCCGTAAGTGCTGCGCTGCCTTTGCTGGAAGCACTGTTTTCTCTGGGCGTGCCCGGCATCCTTCTTGTGCTGGCCTCTATTCCCGCTCTCGTCATTGCCGTGATTTTTGTCCTGGACTACAAGCACGGCAAGCGAGTGTCCAAGGTACTGGAAGCCTATCGGGAAGATACCCAGGAAAGTCTGCGGGTGATGACAGAAAAATTTGAGACCAGCTTGCGGGAAATGAACAAAAAACATGACGAAGTCGCGGAGTATTACCGCAAAAATGTGACCTTGGTAAAAAATTACGAAAGGATGACCGATGCGTTGCAGACTTTGGTCGTGAATAACACGCGCGCTGTGGAACACCTTTCCACCATCGTGGAAACAAGGAGTAAAATGTGAGCAGGCTGGAGGAAATCGGGCAGCGGGAAGAGCTGCGGAGGCGACGGAAGATTATTGAGGCTGAGATACAGTCCCACCGGGACAGCTTGCTGTCAGCCCTTTCCATAATTCATCCTTTGGAAGAATTGCAGGGAGAATATATTGCAGCGTTGGGCGTCAAACTGAACGAACGGCTGATGGAGCTTGACGGCGTGAACAGGCGTATAGCCATTCTGAGCCGTGAACTCGGAGACTGACATGGGCTGGGAACATGAACCGGGCACCGTGTGGCGGGCTCAGGAACTGTACTGCATGGATCGCCTGTCCTTCGAGCGAGTTTCCGAACTGACGGGCGTGGCCACTTCCACGTTGAAACGCTGGGCGGACAAATACCGCTGGCGTGAACGTCGTGAGGAACTGGCGCAGGTGGAAAGTGAGATACGTTTCAACACCGTCATGGGGCGAAAGGCCATCTTGCAACGTCTGCTTGAGGCTGAGGACGGCAAGGAAGCCTCGCAGGTGGCCTTTGCCGTGGCCAGCCTGGAATCCTTGGCATTGAAGCAGGCGGAACTTGCGGCAGCGGGCAAGATACCTTCCTTCTCCGAGCCGGAAGCACGGCCTCATATTGCCACGCAGGCGGACGCTGTGGCCGCGTTGCGTGAAGCCGTGCGCAACAAGGTGGGCATGGCTTTGTCCGATCCGGGAAAAATCAATGCCGCCACGGTACAGGACGTGAAACGCTGCCTGGAACTTCTGGGAGAACTGGAAGCGCGGTTGCCGAAAGAAAAGGAAGAAAGCCGCGACAAGGCGCTATCGCCGGAAAACGCGCAGGCCATCCGGGAAATCCTCGGCACAAGTTAGGGGGCGCGTATGGAACTGGGCGACGTGTTGCTGCCGTATCAAAAGGCATGGCTGGGGGACAAATCGCCGGTCAAAGTGGTGGAAAAATCCCGCCGTATCGGCCTGACCTGGGCACAGGCGCTGGACGACGTGCTGAAAGCCTCGACCTCCGGTCGGGACGGCATGGACGTGCTGTATATTTCGTTCAATCAGGACATGACGCGGGAGTATATCGACACCTGTGCGGAATGGGCGAAAAAGTTGCAAATCGTGGCCGGGAAGGTGAACGAAGATATTTTCCGCGACGGGGACGAGCGGGAAATCAAGGCTTTCCGTATCGACTTTGCCAGCGGGCACAAGATACTTGCGCTGTCGAACCGACCTTCCAATCTGCGAGGCAAACAGGGGCGCGTCATCATCGACGAAGCGGCCTTTGTGGAAGACCTGCCGGAACTTTTGAAGGCGGCGCTGGCGCTGCTCATGTGGGGCGGGCAGGTCATCATCATTTCCACGCATGACGGGGCGGAAAACCCTTTCAATGAGCTGATCCAGGACGTGCGCGCCGGAAACCTGCCCTACAGTCTGCACCGCATTACACTGGATGATGCGCTTTCCGCCGGACTGTACCGGCGTATCTGCCGGGTGACGAAGCAGGACTGGACGCCGGAGGCGGAAGAAGCCTGGCGTGCCGATCTTATCAAGACGTATGGCGACGGCGCGGACGAAGAACTTTTCTGCATTCCCCGGCAGTCTTCCGGGGCCTATCTGACCACCGGCATGATTGAAGCCTGTATGGAGGCGGCTCCCGTGCTGACATGGACGCCGCCAGCCGGCGACTTTGTGGACTGGCCGCTGCCGGTGGCGGAACGCTACACAAAAGGCTGGATAGCGGAACAGCTTGAACCTCTTCTCTCCGGCCTGCCGAAAGACCGGGCGCATTTCTGCGGCGTGGACTTTGGCCGCAGCGGCGACCTCTCCGTATTCTGGCCCGCGA
This is a stretch of genomic DNA from Desulfovibrio piger. It encodes these proteins:
- a CDS encoding HU family DNA-binding protein, whose protein sequence is MTKQELIKAVAQAVRTAHPDRNVSVVMVETVLDALGDVAAAELLGGGEIPLPGLGKLKSKDIAARHGRNPRTGETLDIPAHKAVTFTACKDLKEAMKP
- a CDS encoding N-6 DNA methylase, producing the protein MSKKSNQRVNPGLNPVRKELDAIIGKGHNGYRVFEDWVGLMFYAFQRDDPPYLEIMGQYRNTEPVGQRAADHFANATAYLLDYMRATSEETLGPLYEEYAANHYTGQYFTPSSVARLMARITHTAPPETGRFKVLDPACGAGACLIAAAKEQTFEQNGRAIFVGQDIDLNCARMTALNLMFFNLDGIVLWGNHLALEVRGAWETRRSLVWGGSIQTWDKEQAAQWLRGHFSELETPPKPKKDSAVCVKTDTKTVAKMEQLSLF
- a CDS encoding DNA cytosine methyltransferase, producing MSAYYNEIDPFAAAWLRELIKAGHIAPGEVDTRSIEDVVPSDLAGFRQCHFFAGIGVWSHALRCAGWPDDRPVWTGSCPCQPFSAAGKRKGTADERHLWPAFFHLIGQCRPVTIFGEQVASRDGLAWLDLVSSDLEGAGYACGAVDACAAGFGAPHIRQRLYWVAYADGEQLHRSRLQKSGGRAELADGGGVIGLADTAFRGNGAFHGQPVKGVRSQKSTGGHGFSGGLGNTVGKGLEGYTGHGDEEAGRQKQDRSASTAGCNGVSLPTDGFWRNADWLLCRDGKWRPVEPGSCPLAHGTTARVGRLRGYGNAIVAPQAEAFIKAFMDIL
- the nrdD gene encoding anaerobic ribonucleoside-triphosphate reductase; protein product: MTEVIPNLPSIERDGKIYIGEGVKFERIRRITGYLVGTVDRFNNAKKAELRDRVKHTAMR
- a CDS encoding phage protein GemA/Gp16 family protein, yielding MDNQHMRLGLYRKIEIARKQLPYMDEEAFRALLRSEFGVSSRKDMTIHQLSRLVQHFAVRYGVTYTAPAKSRNGRVTPLSRPDFIEITDSMPYAAEKRQILAIWRKLGYSMTSLNTRVKRAFGIHYFVWMQNGEQISTLLSDLQRREKSFERKRRHDDGQ
- a CDS encoding helix-turn-helix domain-containing protein, with product MSKMRIREIVTLTREGWRPYDAEPERSVYERLGCTHVLRGNRRKPFWFVRGDVFCCIGCADHCTLKRPAGFPLPLPIRYSSIPSEQPYSLTPQEMVNRHDILNVRQAAYCLNVSERTIYDYIAEGKLIRLKDSPVRVRSKEVKELRGDFDE
- a CDS encoding putative holin, coding for MKKFLCNPRYLLAAFIVSGLVLLAGLVFLSPYQGPVVAYKLALVMVAAIAGMAFDFLAFPYALPSSYLDKDWREDPEATGDDGQPDFPIATGYFRPFCAAMLRRACIIAAFVLAVALGL
- a CDS encoding transglycosylase SLT domain-containing protein, which gives rise to MRERIKKYVRLLTACACNTLETLSVGFLLGVGWLLALLLFATLAHAADVTIPRAAQQYRATLVRAAHATWGMDAPVAVFAAQVHTESWWRNRTVSHVGAQGLAQFMPSTAAWLPKVAPETGNPEPFNPGWSLRALCTYDKWLWERNDGASAYERMAFTLSAYNGGQGWVNRDKSKARKLNMDASRWFGAVENVNAGRSAAAWKENRNYPRLILEERQYAYIKAGWGPGVEDEARL